Genomic segment of Xanthomonas sp. DAR 35659:
AGCATCGACGACGTCGGCAGCCGGCTGCGCATGCCGGTGCATGTCGTGCGTGCGCTCGAAGAGGAAGAGTGGCAGCGCCTGGGCGCGCCGGTGTTCGTGCGCGGGCAGTTGCGCAGTTACGCCCGCCTGCTCGGGGTGGATCTGGATCCACTCCTGGAAAGCGCGCGCATCGCGCCGGTGCAGCCGGTGGAGCTGATCAGCCACACGCACACGCCGCCGCTGCGGCGCATGCTGGAAAGCGCCACCCGGCGCATGGTGTACGTGGTGATCACGGCCGGACTGGCGGTGCCGGTCTGGTATGCGACCCGCACCCATTTCGCCGACGACGGCCCGAGCACGGCCTCGCTGGACGTGGTGCCGGCGGCTCCCGGCGACGCGGCGCGGTCCGCGCCAGCGGGCGCTGCGGGCAACGGCAGTGCGCCGGCGGCCGCGCCGACCGAGCGCGCCGCGCCCAGCGCCGCCCCGTACATCGCGTCGCTGACGCCGCTGCCGCGCGCTTCCAGCGAGGATCACGCGTCCGGCGCGGCGGCGCAGAAGGCCGGTCTGAGCCTGTCGTTCCAGGGCGACAGCTGGGTGCAGATCATCGCCCCGGACGGGACGCCGCTGGAAAAGGCGCTGTTGAAGGCGGGCGAGACGCGCGCCTACGCGCCGGGCCAGGTGGGCCGCATCGTGCTGGGCAATGCCTCGGCGGTCCAGGTTCAGCAATCCGGTAGTACCGTGGATCTGACCCCGTACAAGCGCGCGAACGTGGCCCGCTTTGCGGTATCCTCTGACGGTTCCGTGGTGCCTGCCTCCGAGTGACGGCGGCGCGGTTCCTCAATCTCAACATTTCATGTCCCGCCGTCGCGGCGGGGCGAGAGTACGCATGGCGATCGACGACCTGCTCGACGAGCACGAACAAAGCGAACGCGTCCGCACTTGGCTCAGGAAAAACGGCGCCGGCCTGATCGGCGGCATTGCCTTGGGCATCGGCGCGATCATTGGCTGGCAGTGGTGGAGCAAGCAGCATTCCAGCGACCTGGCGCAGGCCAATTCCCGCTACGACGCCGTGCTCAAGAGCATCCAGGCCAAGCAACTGGACAAGGCGAGCAAGGACATGGCAGCGCTGCAACAGGGCCCGGCCAACATCTACGCCGAGCTGGCCGCGCTGCGCCTGGCCAAGGCCCAGGCCGACGACGCCAAGTACGACCAGGCGCTGGCCACCTTGCGCGGGCTCAAGACCGAGGGCGAGCTGAAGCTGCTGGTCGACCAGCGCGTGGCGCGGCTGCTGATCCAGACCGGCAAGAGCGACGAAGCGCTGAAGCTGCTGGCCACGGCCGACGACAACCAGAGCCTGGAACTGCGCGGCGATGCGTTGATCGCGCTGGGCAGGCGCGATGCCGCGCGCGACGCGTATGCCAAGTCGTTGACCACCCTGGACGTGGCGGCGCCGCAGCGGCGACTGCTGGAAACGAAATTGATGGATGCCGGCGGCACCGTGCCGAATCCTGCGGAGCCGATCTGATGAAGGTAGTCATGTTCAAGCGCGTCGCGACGGTCGCCCTGCTGGGCCTGGCGCTGTCCGGCTGCAGCACGGTCAAGGGCTGGTTCGCGGGCAAGGACGCGGCCGCCAAGAAGGCCGCCGAGCCGGCCGAATTGGTC
This window contains:
- a CDS encoding helix-turn-helix domain-containing protein encodes the protein MISESNPNAFESAKGCGQQLREAREAAGLSIDDVGSRLRMPVHVVRALEEEEWQRLGAPVFVRGQLRSYARLLGVDLDPLLESARIAPVQPVELISHTHTPPLRRMLESATRRMVYVVITAGLAVPVWYATRTHFADDGPSTASLDVVPAAPGDAARSAPAGAAGNGSAPAAAPTERAAPSAAPYIASLTPLPRASSEDHASGAAAQKAGLSLSFQGDSWVQIIAPDGTPLEKALLKAGETRAYAPGQVGRIVLGNASAVQVQQSGSTVDLTPYKRANVARFAVSSDGSVVPASE
- a CDS encoding YfgM family protein, with the protein product MAIDDLLDEHEQSERVRTWLRKNGAGLIGGIALGIGAIIGWQWWSKQHSSDLAQANSRYDAVLKSIQAKQLDKASKDMAALQQGPANIYAELAALRLAKAQADDAKYDQALATLRGLKTEGELKLLVDQRVARLLIQTGKSDEALKLLATADDNQSLELRGDALIALGRRDAARDAYAKSLTTLDVAAPQRRLLETKLMDAGGTVPNPAEPI